In Sneathia sanguinegens, one genomic interval encodes:
- the pbp4b gene encoding penicillin binding protein PBP4B, with the protein MKKNFLLMIFMAFISFSSQIDKTFPVSAEDFDDSILTNQIFEFKAFKDQGYIVLNYENLKKVDIYVNAHLIDTSSLKGTGQKKIYIGKYTNNDKNILSISNLDGKVNIKIPYPVVLEKGDKEYNKTEIKYIDKFLKSEIKAGFPSIQIAVIKNGKLEFAKSYGSSTNETMYDIASNTKMYATNYAIQKLVYEKKLNLDTYIKDIFPDFVGKNKEKVQVSDLLKHQAGFPADPQYHNDLYDKDDGIKNGKNDLYAIGKENVLKAIMKTPLEYEPKTKTKYSDVDYMLLGLIVEKITEKNLDEYVNEEFYSKLNLKHTMFNPLQHGISKNNIAPTELHGNTRDGLIEFKNIRKNVIWGEVHDEKAYYAMKGVSGHAGLFSNAIELAKLAQIMINQGGYGENKFFDKTTVDIFTEPNHINTSYGLGWRRQGDNIYSWAFSGIVGKDAIGHTGWTGTVTVIDPNQNLVVVLLTNAKHSKVIDNKKNPNKFFADQFYTKKYGAIITLLVDAFTTKDNKDTKRRIKSYFMDLSKQETPNKYIKDLIK; encoded by the coding sequence ATGAAAAAAAATTTTTTGTTGATGATATTTATGGCATTTATTTCATTTTCATCTCAAATAGATAAAACTTTTCCGGTAAGTGCTGAAGATTTTGATGATTCAATTTTAACTAATCAAATTTTTGAGTTTAAAGCTTTTAAAGATCAAGGATATATAGTTTTAAATTATGAAAATTTAAAAAAAGTTGATATATATGTAAATGCTCATTTAATTGATACAAGTTCACTTAAGGGTACAGGTCAAAAAAAGATTTATATAGGCAAGTATACAAATAATGATAAAAATATATTAAGTATCAGTAATTTAGATGGTAAAGTTAATATTAAAATACCATATCCTGTTGTTTTGGAAAAAGGAGATAAGGAATATAATAAAACTGAAATAAAATATATAGATAAATTTTTAAAAAGTGAAATAAAAGCAGGGTTTCCATCTATACAAATTGCAGTTATAAAAAATGGTAAGTTAGAATTTGCAAAAAGTTATGGAAGTAGTACAAATGAAACTATGTATGATATAGCTAGTAATACAAAAATGTATGCAACAAATTATGCAATACAAAAATTAGTTTATGAAAAGAAATTAAATTTGGATACATATATAAAAGATATTTTTCCTGATTTTGTAGGAAAGAATAAAGAAAAAGTACAAGTTTCAGATTTATTAAAGCATCAAGCAGGCTTTCCAGCAGATCCTCAATATCATAATGATTTATATGACAAAGATGATGGAATAAAAAATGGTAAAAATGATCTTTATGCAATAGGAAAAGAAAATGTATTAAAGGCTATAATGAAAACTCCTCTTGAATATGAACCTAAAACAAAGACAAAATATTCAGATGTAGATTATATGCTACTAGGTTTAATAGTTGAAAAAATAACAGAAAAAAATTTAGATGAATATGTAAATGAAGAATTTTATTCTAAGCTTAATTTGAAACATACAATGTTTAATCCTTTGCAACATGGCATTTCAAAAAATAATATAGCTCCAACAGAATTACATGGTAATACAAGAGATGGTTTAATAGAGTTTAAAAATATAAGAAAAAATGTAATCTGGGGAGAAGTTCATGATGAAAAAGCGTATTATGCAATGAAGGGTGTTTCAGGGCATGCAGGTCTATTTTCTAATGCAATAGAATTAGCGAAATTAGCACAAATTATGATAAATCAAGGAGGATATGGAGAAAATAAGTTTTTTGATAAAACAACAGTTGATATTTTTACAGAACCAAATCATATAAATACAAGTTATGGCTTAGGGTGGAGAAGACAAGGAGATAATATATATAGTTGGGCTTTTTCTGGCATAGTAGGTAAGGATGCAATAGGTCATACAGGTTGGACAGGTACAGTAACAGTTATAGATCCTAATCAAAATTTGGTTGTTGTTTTATTAACTAATGCGAAACATTCAAAAGTTATAGATAATAAGAAAAATCCTAATAAATTTTTTGCGGATCAATTTTATACAAAAAAATATGGAGCAATTATTACTTTGTTAGTTGATGCTTTTACAACAAAAGATAATAAGGATACAAAAAGAAGAATAAAATCATATTTCATGGATTTAAGTAAACAAGAAACGCCTAATAAGTATATTAAGGATTTAATAAAATAA
- the hrcA gene encoding heat-inducible transcriptional repressor HrcA, which yields MNEREKQILYTIIYHYIKTGESVGSRTIEKKYDIGVSSATIRNAMADLEDKGLIYKVHTSSGRVPTERGYKLYVDKLMDDLEYDEEPDIEFMKLKSSQIGVVLENITDLLSKVSKHTAVSLEPSIDKHKVRRLELIHIDGKRAFVVVVTDLNIVKTANLCLYNITNAQVLKDVAKYFNRLVMSGNYTYSLNDVKQFLEKIGELDSGLSDKNDSKLYVSNESNMLLYAQDLVKSINFIENKANMKNMFRNLVEDEKYTPYEVNVVFGSELKEDCLKDSVLIFSIYEYDGERGLIALICPQRMKYRENIQLLSYVSEMLKQAINSTIVLKLPDRR from the coding sequence ATGAATGAAAGAGAAAAACAAATCCTATACACAATAATATATCACTATATTAAGACAGGTGAAAGTGTAGGATCAAGAACAATAGAAAAAAAATATGACATTGGTGTTTCATCAGCGACAATAAGAAATGCTATGGCAGATCTTGAAGATAAGGGACTTATATACAAAGTTCATACATCTTCAGGTAGAGTTCCAACTGAAAGAGGATATAAGCTATATGTTGATAAGCTTATGGATGATTTGGAATATGATGAGGAACCAGATATAGAGTTTATGAAATTGAAAAGTTCACAAATAGGTGTTGTACTTGAAAATATCACTGACTTATTATCAAAGGTTTCAAAACATACTGCTGTATCGCTAGAACCGTCTATTGATAAGCATAAGGTTAGAAGACTAGAACTTATTCACATAGATGGAAAGAGGGCCTTTGTTGTAGTGGTAACAGATTTGAATATAGTTAAGACTGCAAATTTGTGTTTGTATAATATTACTAATGCACAAGTCTTAAAAGATGTTGCAAAATATTTCAATAGGCTTGTTATGTCAGGAAATTATACATATTCTTTAAATGATGTAAAACAATTTTTAGAAAAAATAGGTGAATTAGATTCAGGTTTATCAGATAAAAATGATTCTAAATTATATGTTTCAAATGAATCGAATATGTTGCTATATGCACAAGACTTAGTTAAGAGTATTAATTTTATTGAAAATAAGGCTAATATGAAAAATATGTTTAGAAACTTAGTTGAAGATGAAAAATATACTCCTTATGAAGTCAATGTGGTATTTGGTTCAGAATTAAAAGAAGATTGTTTAAAAGATAGCGTTTTAATATTTTCAATATATGAATACGATGGCGAAAGAGGATTAATAGCACTTATTTGCCCTCAAAGAATGAAATATAGAGAAAATATACAATTACTTAGTTATGTGTCAGAAATGTTAAAACAAGCAATAAATAGTACAATCGTATTAAAATTGCCAGATAGGAGATGA
- a CDS encoding alpha/beta hydrolase yields the protein MKKIALSFILLSMCVFGYKREDMKVYSKSLNKNIAVTVVLPDTYSKENKYPSIYTLHGYSGDNTNFVTKTPIGQLSDKYNVVFISPDGGYDSWYIKYNTFISKELPSIIESKYSIYSEKEKRAITGLSMGGFGALYIGINNQDVFGNIGSMSGGVNVEEYKFNWNILKNINKNFEEYNIKAISHKLIGTKSNIIFDCGYNDFFIKPNRDLHNKLLDLNISHTYSERKGEHNWNYWKDSIIYQTVFFVNNFNK from the coding sequence ATGAAAAAAATCGCTTTAAGTTTTATTTTACTAAGTATGTGTGTTTTTGGATATAAAAGAGAGGATATGAAGGTATATAGTAAAAGTTTGAATAAAAATATAGCTGTAACAGTTGTGTTGCCAGATACATATTCTAAAGAAAATAAATATCCAAGCATTTATACTTTGCATGGTTATTCAGGAGATAATACTAATTTTGTTACAAAAACACCAATAGGTCAATTATCAGATAAGTATAATGTAGTATTTATAAGTCCAGATGGAGGCTATGATAGTTGGTATATAAAGTATAATACTTTTATTTCTAAAGAATTACCTAGTATAATTGAAAGTAAATATAGTATCTATTCTGAAAAAGAAAAAAGAGCAATAACAGGACTTAGTATGGGAGGCTTTGGTGCATTATACATTGGTATAAATAATCAGGATGTATTTGGGAATATTGGTTCAATGAGTGGTGGAGTTAATGTTGAAGAATATAAATTTAATTGGAACATATTAAAAAATATTAACAAAAATTTTGAAGAATATAATATAAAAGCTATTAGTCATAAATTGATAGGAACAAAGAGCAATATAATATTTGATTGTGGGTATAATGATTTCTTTATTAAACCAAATAGAGATTTGCATAATAAATTATTAGATCTAAATATTTCGCACACTTATAGTGAAAGAAAAGGTGAACATAATTGGAATTATTGGAAGGATTCTATAATTTATCAAACAGTATTTTTTGTAAATAATTTTAATAAATAA
- the grpE gene encoding nucleotide exchange factor GrpE, with product MEEQKEKKSEKTEVELLKEEIEKLKSENKEWEQAYKIKLADFDNYKKRKDREFEETKKYACQDLVLAQLNEIDSLEKAVSATVEHETTKSLLDGVNMIIKNMMNKLKDMGVEEIKNEGIYDPYQHQAMLVENNADVEDGMILQVLQKGYKLKGKVIRPSMVKINKK from the coding sequence ATGGAAGAACAAAAAGAAAAAAAGTCTGAAAAGACTGAAGTTGAACTTTTAAAAGAAGAAATTGAAAAATTGAAGTCAGAGAATAAAGAATGGGAACAAGCATATAAGATAAAACTAGCAGATTTCGATAATTATAAAAAAAGAAAAGATAGAGAATTTGAAGAAACAAAAAAATATGCTTGCCAAGATTTAGTTTTGGCACAATTAAATGAAATTGATTCTTTAGAAAAAGCAGTATCTGCTACAGTTGAACATGAAACAACCAAATCATTGTTAGATGGTGTTAATATGATTATCAAAAATATGATGAATAAATTAAAAGATATGGGAGTGGAAGAAATAAAAAATGAAGGTATCTATGATCCATATCAACATCAAGCAATGTTAGTTGAAAATAATGCGGATGTAGAAGATGGAATGATATTGCAAGTATTACAAAAAGGATATAAATTAAAAGGAAAAGTAATAAGACCAAGCATGGTTAAAATTAATAAAAAGTAG